In one Halorubrum sp. CBA1229 genomic region, the following are encoded:
- a CDS encoding YbaK/EbsC family protein, producing the protein MHERAAEFAARARDRYGVDLEVLEFDAGTETAAAAADAVGCDTAAIASTIVVSLSGNADADGDRLVAAITSGANRLDLDAVAAHFGAAEAAMADPTRIREAVGWSIGGVPPLCHDAALPTVFDPTLAGYDTVYGAAGTPSAVFAIEPERLAALADATTVDLTE; encoded by the coding sequence ATGCACGAGCGCGCGGCGGAGTTCGCGGCACGGGCGCGGGACCGATACGGCGTCGACCTCGAGGTGCTGGAGTTCGACGCCGGGACGGAGACGGCGGCGGCGGCGGCCGACGCCGTCGGCTGCGACACCGCGGCGATCGCCTCCACGATCGTGGTGTCGCTCTCGGGGAACGCCGACGCCGACGGGGACCGCCTCGTCGCCGCGATCACCAGCGGCGCCAACCGGCTCGACCTGGACGCGGTCGCGGCCCACTTCGGGGCGGCCGAGGCGGCGATGGCGGACCCGACGCGGATCCGCGAGGCCGTCGGCTGGAGCATCGGCGGCGTGCCGCCGCTGTGTCACGACGCCGCGCTCCCGACGGTCTTCGACCCGACGCTGGCCGGCTACGACACCGTCTACGGCGCGGCGGGAACGCCGAGCGCGGTGTTCGCCATCGAGCCGGAGCGGCTCGCGGCGCTCGCGGACGCGACGACCGTCGACCTCACGGAGTGA
- a CDS encoding ribosome assembly factor SBDS, translated as MISLDEAVTARLESHGERFEVLIDPDAALAMKRGEFEGDLEDVIAAEDVFENASRGDRPAEEDLETVFGTTDALAIIPEVVERGEIQITAEQREEMLERKHNQLVTTITRNAVNPQMDDSPHPPERIERALEEAGFQVDPMEPVENQVDDALEALRPVIPIRFEEVTMAVQLPADYAGSGQAQIREFGDLEREEWQNDGSWVGVLTFPAGLQNDLYELVNEVTSGEGDARVIKDKDELRTR; from the coding sequence ATGATATCGCTCGACGAGGCCGTGACGGCCCGACTTGAGTCGCACGGCGAACGGTTCGAGGTGCTGATCGACCCGGACGCGGCGCTCGCGATGAAGCGCGGGGAGTTCGAGGGCGACCTGGAGGACGTGATCGCCGCCGAGGACGTGTTCGAGAACGCCTCGCGGGGCGACCGCCCGGCCGAGGAGGACTTAGAGACCGTCTTCGGCACGACGGACGCGCTGGCGATCATCCCCGAGGTCGTCGAGCGCGGGGAGATCCAGATCACGGCGGAGCAGCGCGAGGAGATGCTGGAACGGAAGCACAACCAGCTCGTCACCACCATCACGCGCAACGCTGTGAACCCGCAGATGGACGACTCGCCGCACCCGCCCGAGCGCATCGAGCGCGCGTTAGAGGAGGCCGGGTTCCAGGTCGACCCGATGGAGCCGGTCGAGAACCAGGTCGACGACGCGCTCGAGGCGCTCCGGCCCGTCATCCCGATCCGCTTCGAGGAGGTGACGATGGCGGTCCAGCTCCCCGCGGACTACGCGGGCTCCGGGCAGGCCCAGATCCGCGAGTTCGGCGATCTGGAGCGCGAGGAGTGGCAAAACGACGGCTCGTGGGTCGGCGTGCTCACGTTCCCCGCCGGATTACAGAACGACCTCTACGAGCTCGTCAACGAGGTCACCTCCGGCGAGGGCGACGCCCGCGTGATCAAGGACAAAGACGAGCTGCGAACTCGATAA
- a CDS encoding CRTAC1 family protein, with protein sequence MFTERSDLVGDDDPIRGYGVAVTPGLDGPLVFVAGYGEPNRLYARDGDCFVDTACGIVADGTRHGMGVCAADLDADGCEEVYVHNCTKGVDGGGDPDLLLSRLESDAYRWTDVFALDVNADRLDVRAGRSVAALDRLGTGRYGVAVSGYAAPLAFYELGDDGEITDMADAVGLEVDGGCRSLLAVPHCSGEGDLFAGVERGPNRLFRNERGHYDPTGGGALADPAGDTRGAALVDEGGTFAFAVGNENGPNRLLRHDSAGGFEDVAPPALGEPDRVRTVVAADFDNDGREELFYNVSGEPNRLYKRTGGDGSDAGDDGSRWRPVDPGGAAEPDGFGTGAVAADIDEDGALELVVVHGEVAAQPIATYDVPGAADAGWLRVRPTTRHGAPARGAVVRLETETGIQRRTVDAGGGCLCQTEPVAHFGLGGATPRRVVVRWPDGRERILPDPTPDAEIAVEHPSQQRSAPTGGRRLRGDGSVGR encoded by the coding sequence ATGTTTACGGAGCGGTCCGACCTCGTCGGCGACGACGACCCGATCCGCGGGTACGGCGTCGCGGTGACGCCGGGACTGGACGGACCGCTCGTCTTCGTCGCCGGCTACGGCGAGCCGAACCGCCTGTACGCCCGCGACGGGGACTGCTTCGTCGACACGGCCTGCGGCATCGTCGCCGACGGGACCCGTCACGGGATGGGCGTGTGCGCGGCCGACCTCGACGCCGACGGCTGCGAGGAGGTGTACGTCCACAACTGCACCAAGGGCGTGGACGGGGGCGGCGACCCCGACCTCCTCTTGAGCCGACTCGAATCCGACGCGTACCGCTGGACCGACGTGTTCGCGCTCGACGTGAACGCCGACCGGCTCGACGTGCGCGCCGGCCGGTCCGTCGCCGCGCTCGACCGGCTGGGGACCGGCCGGTACGGGGTCGCCGTCTCCGGGTACGCCGCGCCCCTCGCGTTCTACGAGCTCGGCGACGACGGCGAGATCACCGACATGGCCGACGCCGTCGGGCTGGAGGTCGACGGCGGCTGTCGGTCCCTGCTCGCGGTCCCGCACTGCTCCGGCGAGGGCGACCTGTTCGCGGGCGTCGAGCGCGGCCCGAACCGGCTGTTCCGGAACGAGCGCGGCCACTACGACCCGACCGGCGGCGGCGCGCTGGCCGACCCCGCCGGCGACACCCGCGGCGCCGCCCTCGTCGACGAGGGCGGGACGTTCGCGTTCGCGGTCGGCAACGAGAACGGCCCGAACCGCCTCCTCCGCCACGACTCGGCCGGCGGGTTCGAGGACGTCGCGCCGCCGGCCCTCGGGGAGCCCGACCGCGTCCGGACCGTCGTCGCGGCCGACTTCGACAACGACGGCCGCGAGGAGCTGTTTTACAACGTCTCGGGCGAACCGAACCGGCTCTACAAGCGGACCGGCGGGGACGGGTCCGACGCCGGCGACGACGGCTCCCGCTGGCGGCCCGTCGACCCGGGGGGCGCCGCCGAGCCGGACGGCTTCGGGACGGGCGCGGTGGCGGCCGACATCGACGAGGACGGCGCCTTGGAGCTCGTCGTCGTCCACGGCGAGGTCGCCGCGCAGCCGATCGCGACCTACGACGTCCCGGGCGCCGCTGACGCCGGCTGGCTCCGCGTCCGGCCGACGACGCGACACGGCGCGCCCGCCCGCGGCGCCGTCGTCAGGCTGGAGACGGAGACCGGGATCCAGCGCCGCACCGTCGACGCCGGCGGCGGCTGCCTCTGTCAGACGGAGCCGGTCGCGCATTTCGGGCTCGGCGGCGCGACGCCGCGCCGGGTCGTCGTCCGGTGGCCGGACGGCCGCGAGCGGATCCTCCCCGACCCCACGCCGGACGCGGAGATCGCGGTCGAACACCCGTCGCAGCAACGGTCGGCACCGACCGGCGGTCGCCGGCTCCGCGGCGACGGGTCGGTCGGGCGGTAG
- the glpB gene encoding glycerol-3-phosphate dehydrogenase subunit GlpB has translation MAIDSDVLVVGGGLAAITAAISASREGADVRLVSHKASTLRQASGLIDALGYVPATEPAQPLREGPPTAGRELDRDDWPDPEGPLADPFEGIDRLPETHPYRIVGADALREGLDLFDELAGDAYRGGHTDRNALVPTFGGSVKPTARYPAAAEAGIASDDRPALIVGFRSLTEYDARAFAGRLEAAGVPFDVAGAEVEFAEAFRADTKVTRLAKALDHDEEIDGVPAREALAKAVAPHLHDVVDADGGVDRVERVGFPAFLGDDRGDEVRAELADRLGADAFEIPMGPPSLPGLRLEDRLYDALDAEGVRFETGNPVVGIETEADGRVETVAVDRKGRETPYGADAFVLATGGLVGKGLDSDREGVREPVFDLHVEQPDDRYEWFVDDAFGDQPYARFGVRPDERGRPLDGDGEAQYANVFAAGGVVGGADVAREKSASGVSLATGLVAGRQAATEATQ, from the coding sequence ATGGCGATCGACAGCGACGTCCTCGTGGTCGGCGGCGGGCTGGCGGCGATCACGGCGGCGATCTCGGCGTCCCGCGAGGGCGCCGACGTGCGGCTCGTCTCCCACAAGGCGAGTACGCTCCGACAGGCGTCGGGGCTGATCGACGCGCTCGGCTACGTGCCCGCGACCGAGCCCGCGCAGCCGCTCCGCGAGGGACCGCCGACCGCGGGCCGCGAGCTCGACCGCGACGATTGGCCCGATCCGGAGGGCCCGCTCGCCGATCCCTTCGAGGGGATCGACCGGCTCCCCGAGACGCACCCCTACCGGATCGTCGGCGCCGACGCGCTCCGGGAGGGGCTGGACCTGTTCGACGAGCTCGCGGGCGACGCGTACCGCGGCGGCCACACCGACCGCAACGCCTTGGTGCCCACGTTCGGCGGGAGCGTGAAGCCGACCGCGCGGTACCCGGCCGCCGCGGAGGCGGGGATCGCCAGCGACGACCGGCCCGCGCTCATCGTGGGCTTCCGATCGCTGACCGAGTACGACGCGCGGGCGTTCGCGGGCCGGCTGGAGGCGGCCGGTGTCCCCTTCGACGTCGCCGGCGCAGAGGTCGAGTTCGCCGAGGCGTTCCGGGCCGACACGAAGGTCACCCGCCTCGCGAAGGCGCTCGACCACGACGAGGAGATCGACGGGGTCCCCGCGCGCGAGGCGCTGGCGAAGGCGGTCGCCCCGCACCTCCACGACGTCGTCGACGCGGACGGCGGCGTGGACCGCGTCGAGCGCGTCGGCTTCCCGGCGTTCCTCGGCGACGACCGGGGCGACGAGGTCCGCGCCGAACTGGCCGACCGGCTCGGCGCTGACGCCTTCGAGATCCCGATGGGGCCGCCGAGCCTCCCCGGGCTCCGCTTAGAGGACCGGCTCTACGACGCGCTCGACGCCGAGGGCGTCCGATTCGAGACCGGCAACCCCGTCGTCGGGATCGAGACCGAGGCGGACGGGCGGGTCGAGACGGTCGCGGTCGACCGGAAGGGCCGGGAGACGCCGTACGGCGCCGACGCGTTCGTGCTCGCGACCGGCGGGCTCGTCGGGAAGGGGCTCGACTCGGACCGCGAGGGCGTCCGCGAACCCGTCTTCGACTTACACGTCGAGCAGCCCGACGACCGCTACGAGTGGTTCGTCGACGACGCGTTCGGCGACCAACCGTACGCGCGGTTCGGCGTGCGCCCCGACGAGCGCGGGCGACCCCTCGACGGGGACGGAGAGGCACAGTACGCGAACGTCTTCGCGGCCGGCGGCGTCGTCGGCGGCGCGGACGTGGCGCGAGAGAAGTCCGCGAGCGGGGTGTCGCTCGCGACCGGCCTCGTGGCCGGGCGGCAGGCGGCGACGGAGGCGACCCAATGA
- a CDS encoding anaerobic glycerol-3-phosphate dehydrogenase subunit C yields the protein MTRDTDDDTDGAGGERDDGSEPGASPGVPAAGRDERPSVFVPHDGEPERAVATDGGAERDAATDGGRATNDAATDGGRATNDAATDGGVESATGGAESAELDPDAYDPVDVFPGGDLDLREGADSCYKCTSCDTSCPVAEVDEEFPGPKFQGPEQWRLKRKEDHDIDESITSCSNCMRCDDACPSSVPLSQMHNEARGQFVEEQMEKLSVEYVRNRILANYRTSARLASVFPRTSSFVMNFGPVRWAMEKTLGIPKERDFPEFATETFREWWKARGGAQVQNPDKRVAYFHGCYSNYNTPEVGKAMVRVYEHFGYEVMVPPQKCSGTPMFANGMLKDARRHAETNVESLIEAIGEGADVIASCTSCSMSLRQEYPELFDIHGIEDVSEHTYEALEYLRINEDLEGELAGTKLADEQSFAYHAPCHARNQGLSRQAVETFRDVDGVTMEDVGDSCSGISGTYGWKEEKYEKSMKIGEEMFEHMEDAEGDVGMTECPTCAMQMEHGTGYEIKHPLQLLEETVSA from the coding sequence ATGACACGAGACACAGACGACGACACGGACGGAGCGGGGGGAGAGCGCGACGACGGGAGCGAGCCGGGGGCCAGCCCGGGCGTCCCGGCTGCCGGCCGTGACGAGCGGCCCTCGGTCTTCGTTCCTCACGACGGCGAGCCGGAGCGGGCGGTCGCGACCGACGGCGGCGCCGAGCGCGACGCGGCCACTGATGGTGGACGCGCAACGAACGACGCGGCCACTGATGGTGGACGCGCAACGAACGACGCGGCCACCGACGGCGGCGTCGAGAGCGCGACCGGCGGGGCCGAGTCGGCGGAGCTCGACCCGGACGCGTACGACCCGGTCGACGTGTTCCCCGGCGGCGACCTCGACCTCCGCGAGGGGGCCGACTCCTGTTATAAATGCACGAGCTGTGACACCTCCTGTCCGGTCGCCGAGGTCGACGAGGAGTTCCCGGGGCCGAAGTTCCAGGGCCCGGAGCAGTGGCGGCTCAAGCGGAAGGAGGACCACGACATCGACGAGTCGATCACCTCCTGTTCGAACTGCATGCGCTGTGACGACGCCTGCCCCTCCTCGGTGCCGCTCTCGCAGATGCACAACGAGGCGCGCGGCCAGTTCGTCGAAGAGCAGATGGAGAAGCTGTCGGTGGAGTACGTCCGGAACCGGATCTTAGCGAACTACCGCACCTCCGCGCGGCTGGCGAGCGTCTTCCCGCGGACCTCCTCGTTCGTGATGAACTTCGGGCCGGTCCGCTGGGCGATGGAGAAGACGCTCGGTATCCCGAAAGAGCGCGACTTCCCCGAGTTCGCCACGGAGACGTTCCGCGAGTGGTGGAAGGCGCGCGGCGGGGCACAGGTACAGAACCCGGACAAGCGCGTGGCGTACTTCCACGGCTGTTACTCCAACTACAACACGCCGGAGGTCGGCAAGGCGATGGTCCGGGTGTACGAGCACTTCGGCTACGAGGTGATGGTGCCCCCGCAGAAGTGCTCCGGCACCCCGATGTTCGCGAACGGCATGCTGAAAGACGCGCGCCGGCACGCGGAGACGAACGTCGAGAGCCTGATCGAGGCGATCGGCGAGGGCGCCGACGTGATCGCCTCCTGTACCTCCTGCTCGATGTCGCTCCGGCAGGAGTACCCCGAGCTGTTCGACATCCACGGGATCGAGGACGTCTCCGAGCACACTTACGAGGCGCTGGAGTACCTCCGGATCAACGAGGACCTGGAGGGCGAACTGGCGGGAACGAAGCTCGCGGACGAACAGTCGTTCGCCTACCACGCGCCGTGTCACGCCCGCAACCAGGGGCTCTCCCGGCAGGCCGTCGAGACGTTCCGCGACGTCGACGGCGTGACCATGGAGGACGTCGGCGACTCCTGTTCCGGCATCTCGGGCACCTACGGCTGGAAGGAGGAGAAGTACGAGAAGTCGATGAAGATCGGCGAGGAGATGTTCGAGCACATGGAGGACGCCGAGGGCGACGTGGGGATGACGGAGTGTCCCACCTGCGCGATGCAGATGGAACACGGCACCGGCTACGAGATCAAACACCCCCTCCAGCTGCTCGAAGAGACCGTCAGCGCCTGA
- the glpK gene encoding glycerol kinase GlpK, which produces MTQYVGAIDQGTTGTRFMVFDHEGQVVANAYEQHEQIYPNPGWVEHDPIEIWENTQQVVLDGLADAGLDADQLEAIGITNQRETTIVWDKDSGKPVHNALVWQDRRTTDRVEEIQEAGKVEEIREKTGLECDAYFSATKTEWILDNAEPLKMQSSRGGDLRDRAREGELVMGTIDSWLIYNLTGNHITDVTNASRTMLYNIREMEWDDELLDEFGVPEEMVPEVRPSSDEEYYGHTDADGFLGEEIPVAGALGDQQAALFGQTCFDEGDAKNTYGTGSFYLMNTGNEAVESDHGLLTTIGFQMSGEPVQYALEGSIFITGAAIEWLEDVDLINNAAQTAELARSVDSTDGVYMVPAFTGLGAPHWDGRARGTIVGMTRGTSKEHIVRATLESIAYQTRDVAEAMEADSGVETTSLRVDGGAVKNNFLCQLQSDIIQTEIARPEVDETTALGSAYAAGLAVGYWDSVDELRDNWQVDREFTPEKDQEEVDKLYSRWDDAVERSRNWAQDDEEDE; this is translated from the coding sequence ATGACACAGTACGTCGGTGCGATTGACCAGGGGACGACCGGCACCCGCTTCATGGTGTTCGACCACGAGGGCCAGGTCGTCGCGAACGCTTACGAACAGCACGAACAGATCTACCCGAACCCGGGTTGGGTCGAGCACGACCCGATCGAGATCTGGGAGAACACCCAGCAGGTCGTCCTCGACGGCCTCGCGGACGCGGGGCTAGACGCGGACCAGCTCGAAGCGATCGGGATCACCAACCAGCGCGAGACGACGATCGTCTGGGACAAGGACTCCGGGAAGCCGGTCCACAACGCCCTCGTGTGGCAGGACCGGCGGACGACGGACCGCGTCGAGGAGATCCAAGAGGCGGGCAAGGTCGAGGAGATCCGCGAGAAGACCGGACTGGAGTGTGACGCCTACTTCTCCGCGACCAAGACCGAGTGGATCCTCGACAACGCGGAGCCGCTCAAGATGCAGAGCTCCCGCGGCGGCGACCTCCGCGACCGCGCCCGCGAGGGCGAGCTCGTCATGGGCACGATCGACTCGTGGCTCATCTACAACCTGACGGGCAACCACATCACGGACGTCACGAACGCCTCCCGGACGATGCTGTACAACATCCGGGAGATGGAGTGGGACGACGAGCTACTCGACGAGTTCGGCGTCCCGGAGGAGATGGTCCCCGAGGTACGCCCCTCCTCCGACGAGGAGTACTACGGCCACACGGACGCCGACGGCTTCCTCGGCGAGGAGATTCCGGTCGCCGGCGCGCTCGGTGACCAGCAGGCCGCGCTGTTCGGCCAGACCTGCTTCGACGAGGGCGACGCGAAGAACACCTACGGCACCGGGTCGTTCTACCTGATGAACACGGGCAACGAGGCCGTCGAGTCCGACCACGGGCTCTTAACGACCATCGGCTTCCAGATGTCCGGCGAACCCGTCCAGTACGCGCTGGAGGGCTCGATCTTCATCACGGGCGCCGCCATCGAGTGGCTCGAGGACGTCGACCTGATCAACAACGCGGCCCAGACCGCGGAGCTGGCCCGGTCGGTCGACTCGACCGACGGCGTCTACATGGTCCCGGCGTTCACGGGGCTCGGCGCCCCGCACTGGGACGGCCGCGCCCGCGGGACCATCGTCGGGATGACCCGCGGCACGAGCAAGGAGCACATCGTCCGGGCGACGCTCGAATCGATCGCCTACCAGACCCGCGACGTCGCCGAGGCCATGGAGGCCGACTCCGGCGTCGAGACGACCAGCCTCCGCGTCGACGGCGGGGCGGTCAAGAACAACTTCCTCTGTCAGCTCCAGTCCGACATCATCCAGACGGAGATCGCGCGACCGGAGGTCGACGAGACCACCGCGCTCGGCTCCGCGTACGCCGCGGGCCTCGCGGTCGGCTACTGGGACTCCGTCGACGAGCTCCGCGACAACTGGCAGGTGGACCGCGAGTTCACCCCCGAGAAGGACCAGGAGGAGGTCGACAAGCTGTACAGCCGGTGGGACGACGCGGTCGAGCGCTCCCGCAACTGGGCACAGGACGACGAGGAGGACGAGTAG
- the glpA gene encoding anaerobic glycerol-3-phosphate dehydrogenase subunit GlpA, with product MDQQVDVVVVGGGSTGCGVVRDLARRGLDAVLVEKGNLTHGTTGRMHGLLHSGGRYAVSDQKSAKECIEENRVLRDIASHCVEETGGMFVKRPEDSEEYFQEKLEGCRACDIPVEVLDGEEARRREPYLARDVEKAIALPDGAVDPFRLCVSNAADAREHGARIETHAPVTDVLVEDGEVVGVEVEHETGPGKRVHREPGTTEEIRARHVVNATGAWAGNVGEMAGVDVEVRPSKGVMTVMNTRQVDTVINRCRPKGDADIVVPHETACILGTTDEEVDDPEDYPEEDWEVDLMIETLSELVPALKDARTLRSFWGVRPLYEPPGTGTEDPTDITRDYFLLDHGERDDLPGMTTIVGGKLTTYRMMAESISDHVCDTLGHEATCDTADAPLPGSESDARMEELMDEFGLRSPVARRSGQRLGSRADDVLGEYDPNPIVCECEGVTRAEVQDAIGDAGSDLNAVRLRTRASMGNCQGGFCTHRIAAELAQEYPEPVVRDAEDELYQERWKGQRHALWGRQLSQAMLNLLLHATTMNRDGDPANLDSEVDFGAFDAGSPGGPAESDAGSGEAGTAATDGGR from the coding sequence ATGGACCAACAGGTGGACGTCGTGGTCGTCGGTGGCGGGTCGACCGGCTGCGGCGTCGTCAGGGACCTGGCGCGACGGGGGCTCGACGCGGTGCTCGTCGAGAAGGGGAACCTGACGCACGGCACGACGGGACGGATGCACGGGCTCCTCCACAGCGGGGGTCGGTACGCGGTCTCCGACCAGAAGAGCGCGAAGGAGTGTATCGAGGAGAACCGGGTGCTCCGCGACATCGCGTCGCACTGCGTCGAGGAGACCGGCGGGATGTTCGTCAAGCGCCCGGAGGACTCCGAGGAGTACTTCCAGGAGAAGCTGGAGGGGTGTCGGGCGTGCGACATCCCCGTCGAGGTGCTCGACGGCGAAGAGGCCCGCCGCCGCGAGCCCTACCTCGCGCGCGACGTCGAGAAGGCGATCGCGCTCCCCGACGGCGCGGTCGACCCCTTCCGGCTCTGCGTCTCCAACGCGGCCGACGCCCGCGAGCACGGCGCCCGGATCGAGACGCACGCCCCGGTGACGGACGTGCTCGTCGAGGACGGCGAGGTCGTCGGCGTCGAGGTCGAACACGAGACCGGTCCCGGCAAGCGGGTCCACCGCGAGCCCGGGACGACCGAGGAGATCCGCGCGCGCCACGTCGTCAACGCGACCGGCGCGTGGGCCGGGAACGTCGGCGAGATGGCCGGCGTCGACGTCGAGGTGCGCCCCTCGAAGGGCGTGATGACGGTGATGAACACCCGACAGGTCGACACCGTCATCAACCGGTGCCGGCCGAAGGGGGACGCCGACATCGTCGTGCCCCACGAGACGGCCTGCATCCTCGGGACGACCGACGAGGAGGTCGACGACCCCGAGGACTACCCCGAGGAGGACTGGGAGGTCGACCTGATGATCGAGACGCTCTCGGAGCTCGTGCCCGCGCTGAAGGACGCCCGGACGCTGCGGTCGTTCTGGGGCGTCCGCCCCCTCTACGAGCCGCCGGGGACCGGCACCGAGGACCCGACCGACATCACGCGCGACTACTTCCTCCTCGACCACGGCGAGCGCGACGACCTGCCCGGGATGACGACCATCGTCGGCGGGAAGCTCACCACCTACCGGATGATGGCCGAGTCCATCAGCGACCACGTCTGCGACACCCTCGGCCACGAGGCGACCTGCGACACCGCCGACGCGCCCCTCCCGGGCTCGGAGAGCGACGCCCGCATGGAGGAGCTCATGGACGAGTTCGGCCTCCGCTCCCCGGTCGCCCGCCGCTCCGGCCAGCGGCTCGGGTCGCGCGCCGACGACGTGCTCGGGGAGTACGACCCGAACCCGATCGTCTGCGAGTGCGAGGGCGTCACCCGCGCGGAGGTGCAGGACGCGATCGGCGACGCGGGCAGCGACCTCAACGCGGTCCGGCTCCGCACCCGCGCCTCGATGGGCAACTGCCAGGGCGGCTTCTGTACCCACCGGATCGCCGCGGAGCTGGCGCAGGAGTACCCGGAGCCCGTCGTTCGCGACGCGGAAGACGAGCTGTACCAGGAGCGCTGGAAGGGCCAGCGCCACGCGCTGTGGGGCCGACAGCTCTCGCAGGCGATGCTGAACCTCCTGTTGCACGCGACGACGATGAACCGCGACGGCGACCCGGCGAACCTCGATAGCGAGGTCGACTTCGGCGCCTTCGACGCCGGCTCGCCGGGCGGCCCGGCCGAGTCCGACGCCGGTAGCGGCGAGGCCGGAACCGCCGCTACGGACGGGGGTCGCTGA